GTTCAGTCTGAACCGTTTCACCCATTCCCACATAGATCCCGGAAAGCAGATCGATGAAACCCGCAGCGATGTTAAACATGTCTCTTCTCAGCCTCTCCCTGCTGTTCCTGTCAGCCTGCGGCGGAGGCAGCGACACGCCCCCCCTGGGCACCGTCTCCGGCGTCGTAACCCTGGATGACAAACCACTGGCAGACGCGGAAGTCACCTTCCAGCCCGAAAAGGGACGTCCTTCCCTGGGAAAAACCGACAGCCAGGGAAATTATACACTGGCCTACACCGTGAATGAAAACGGCGCCCTGATCGGCCCGCACCAGGTCATCATCACGACCGCCGTCGAAGCCTTCTCCGACGAAACCGGCGGCGGCCAGGATAGAGAAGCCCGCCCGGAAATCCTCCCCCCCAAATACAACGCCCAGACCACCCTCACCGCAGAAGTCAAACCGGGCTCGAACACAATTGACTTCCCGCTGAAGTCGAAAGAGTGAAGCAGATACACATTCGCCACTCTGCTTGTTGCGAATGACAAAACAGCAAACCATAAAACAAAAACGCCTGAGCCCTCAAGCAAGAGGACTCAGGCGTTTTTTTTAGTAGTCTCTGGTGAGAGTTGAATCAGCGGTAATAGAATTCAAGTTTCGAGCCGTAGATTATGATTCCGCAGTACAATGACCGACGAGATACAAAGAGGCGACAATTACAA
The sequence above is a segment of the Gimesia algae genome. Coding sequences within it:
- a CDS encoding transthyretin-like family protein, with product MSLLSLSLLFLSACGGGSDTPPLGTVSGVVTLDDKPLADAEVTFQPEKGRPSLGKTDSQGNYTLAYTVNENGALIGPHQVIITTAVEAFSDETGGGQDREARPEILPPKYNAQTTLTAEVKPGSNTIDFPLKSKE